A section of the Callospermophilus lateralis isolate mCalLat2 chromosome 16, mCalLat2.hap1, whole genome shotgun sequence genome encodes:
- the Rrs1 gene encoding ribosome biogenesis regulatory protein homolog — translation MEGQSVEALLAKAEQEEAEKLQRITVHKELELEFDLGNLLASDRNPPTVLRQAGPTPEAELRALARDNTQLLINQLWQLPTERVEEALVARLPEPTTRLPREKPLPRPRPLTRWQQFARLKGIRPKKKTNLVWDEVSGQWRRRWGYKRARDDTKEWLIEVPGSADPLEDQFAKRIQAKKERVAKNELNRLRNLARAHKMQLPSAAGLHPTGHQSKEELGRAMQVAKISTASVGRFQERLPKEKAPRGSGKKRKFQPLFGDFVAEKKNQLELLRVMNSKKPQLDVTRATNKQMREEDQEEAAKRRKMSQKGKRKGNRQGPGGKRKGGPPSQKGKRKGSLGGKMHSGPPGLGGKRKGGQHQGGKRRK, via the coding sequence ATGGAGGGCCAGAGCGTGGAGGCGCTGCTGGCAAAGGCGGAGCAGGAAGAGGCAGAGAAATTGCAACGCATCACAGTGCACAAGGAGCTGGAGCTGGAATTTGACCTGGGTAACCTGCTGGCTTCCGACCGCAACCCCCCGACTGTGCTGCGGCAGGCGGGACCCACGCCGGAGGCCGAGCTGCGGGCCTTGGCACGGGACAATACGCAGCTGCTCATCAACCAGCTGTGGCAGCTGCCCACGGAGCGCGTGGAAGAGGCGCTGGTGGCCCGGCTGCCGGAGCCCACCACGCGCCTGCCGCGTGAGAAGCCGCTCCCACGGCCGCGGCCGCTTACACGCTGGCAGCAGTTCGCGCGCCTTAAGGGCATCCGTCCCAAGAAGAAAACCAATCTAGTGTGGGACGAGGTGAGCGGCCAGTGGCGGCGGCGCTGGGGCTACAAACGCGCCCGGGATGACACCAAGGAATGGCTGATCGAGGTTCCCGGTAGCGCCGACCCCCTAGAAGACCAGTTCGCCAAGCGGATTCAGGCCAAGAAGGAACGCGTGGCCAAGAACGAGCTGAACCGGCTGCGTAATCTGGCTCGTGCGCACAAGATGCAGCTGCCCAGCGCGGCCGGCTTGCACCCTACCGGACACCAGAGTAAGGAGGAGCTGGGCCGCGCTATGCAGGTGGCCAAGATCTCCACCGCCTCTGTGGGGCGCTTCCAGGAGCGCCTCCCCAAGGAGAAGGCTCCTCGGGGTTCAGGCAAGAAGAGGAAGTTTCAGCCCCTTTTTGGGGACTTCGTAGCCGAGAAAAAGAACCAGTTGGAGCTACTTCGAGTCATGAACAGCAAAAAGCCTCAGCTGGATGTGACGAGAGCCACCAACAAGCAGATGAGAGAAGAGGACCAGGAGGAGGCCGCCAAGAGGAGAAAAATGAGCCAGAAGGGCAAGAGAAAAGGGAACCGGCAGGGTCCTGGAGGCAAGAGGAAAGGTGGCCCGCCCAGCCAGAAAGGGAAGAGGAAAGGAAGTTTGGGAGGCAAGATGCATTCCGGGCCACCTGGCTTGGGTGGCAAGAGAAAAGGCGGACAGCAccaaggaggaaagaggaggaagTAA